The genomic interval AGGACTTTGTACCTTTTATGAGGTCACAAATCATAAATGGATGATGTCGGCAATTTGTTCGGCCGCTTATGTCGACGCAGCTACTGGATCCTCCGCAACAGCTCCATTAATCTTATTcttgaagaagaaaaaaaaagaggttttagTTCCGAGACTAGGAGAACAGTCTTGACTTGACTACTTCTGCTGAACGTCTCTGTAATACGATGGATTGAGTGTACAAAAATACGCGTATTTCGTTAAGCCTCGCCATAGCCTAGTGCCGAGTTCTACATATAACGCGGGCACGAGGGTAATTTTCTATATATGAAGACAATCCGAAGCTCATTCTATCGATATTCGATATCAGGAAAtatctctttctctctctatgTATTTCGGATGTTGGTAATGGTTCGTAAAGTGTTCTTCTAGAAATACGCGTAAATTCGCAGGCTTGGCGTGGGGCGTTCTTGGATCCTAAAGGATTGCGTCTAGACCCTGTAGTACTACAGGCTTCAAGAAAAGCTAACTTAGCATCATAGTCGTAGGAAGAGCCTACGATGAGCAAACTACACGTTAGTCCACAGACTAGATGATGCACGTAAGCTTTAATAGTCTTCAATTCTCTTGATCTGCACAAAGCCTCAAGCCTATGTAGCCTAAATACACGTGGCAGTAAGAGCTAGTTGTGAGCTAGTAACAAAATTACGCGTAAAAATGCCCTTCTACACATAACTTGAATATGATGCTTGTCGAGGTATTTCGAAAGCATCAAAGCATATGTTTCCTCTAAGGCTACTCATAGCGCCAATATATCATCACGGCCTTTTAAGCTATTAGCTCATCAGTCCAGGGCGCAGATCCCACCTTGCTAGATGGCTGTGCAAGCTCACGATGATCCTCCTTCATAAAATTGTAGGTGGCAATATCAATTTCGGATTGACACAAGACTGATTCAATCATCATAAATAGAAAGCATTCTCCCGTAAGTTGGGACAAGAAAACCTTCATGCAATTTACAGCAAACTTCACTCCACCTTAATCGAACCTCTTATACCAGAAGCTCTCGAAATCATCATGATGCTTTCTCACTTATCCCTACCGTCAGCGGGCACTACGACTGCCACACTGCTACTGCTGTTTAGCGGTGCGCAAGGGCAACAAATGATGGCGAATAACGGCACCCAAGGCCCCTCCGGCTTCCCTGCAGTCCGCAACCCTTCCCCAAGTAAAGCATCCCGATCATCCTCGACTAACCTGTGTTTAGTGTGACGCCCTCGTGGCCGCCAACTTATCCCACGTCATTCACTTTCCGTCTTCTCCCCTCTACCAAACCCTCGTTCAGAACGGCTCTTACGCTATCTCCACCCGAAAACAACCTTGGTGCTTCGTTCTTCCGAGCACCGCCGCTGAGGTCTCCAAAACTCTTACCGCTCTTCAATCCGCCGGTGATGGTGCCGGAGACTGGCATGTGGCCATCCGCAGCGGCGGACACGGGGGTGATAATCAGAACAACATTGTCGACGGTGTGACCATCGACTTGACCCACCTCAACACCACCACGTACGACGCAGATACCAACGTCGCACACGTCGGGACCGGGGCGCGATGGGGTGCTGTGTACGCCGCGTTAGAAAAGGACGGAGTCTTGGTGACGGGCGGAAGAGAATCTGTCGTAGGCGTGGGTGGACTTCTTCTCGGCGGTGGCATCTCGTGGTACACGGCGCGTACGGGCTTCGCCTGTGACAGTGTCGTCAACTACGAGGTGGTCCTAGCGAGCGGGGAGATCGTCAATGCCAACGCGTCGGCTAATTCGGACCTATGGCGGGCTCTGAAGGGAGGCAGCAGCAACTTCGGTATCGTCACTCGCTTCGATCTCGCAGCGTTTCCGGCTGAGAACTTGCACATGGAGACGAAGACCTTTAGCCGAGAGCACGCCGGTGAGCTCGTGGATGCGGTTGCTCGTTTCGCCGATTTGGACCGGTCGTTCCAGGACAATGCGGTGCTCCTTGTCGTCACTTACGATCCAGAAACCGAAGCCAGCATATGGAGGGCGACTAAGGTCAACACCATGAACAAGGCCAACAGTGCAGCATTCGACGCCTTCGACCGCATCCCGACGTCAGCACCGACTATGGAGAAGTCGGTGACGCTTGTCGAGGCTGCTAACAGTACCGCGCTGTCCGGCAAGAATCGGTGAGTTGAATGATCAGGATACGTCTAGTCACATTGATACGAATTCAAGAGTTGCTGATGATTTTCCTCCTAGAAACGCTGGAGCTGGGGCTTTGACCGCAGTTAACGATCCAAGAGTCCTGCGGTACTGCATCGAACAGCATGAGGGCCTCGTCGCAGACATGAAGGCTCTCCTCGGACCAAAGAACTTTACCACGATTCTCGACTTCCAGCCAATCCCGTCATACTTTGCCGATATTGGCGTGCAGAAGGGGGGCAACATGCTCGGACTCGAGCGAGACGCGCGCAACAAGATTCTTTTCGTCATGGGAGTGACTCTACTAGGATCAAACAGCGAAGAGCTCTTCCCGCGGGTTTATCAGCACGTTGCAGCCGCAAACAAGAGAATTGAAGACTTCTCAAAGTCAGTTGGTAGCGACACTGAGCTCAGATACCTTCCCTATGCGGACTCTAGGCAAGATGCAATTGGAAGTTACGGAAAAGCCAATGTGGAGCACATCCGAAAAGTTGCGGAGGAGTATGACCCCGAGGGCTTCTTCCAGTACAGGGTTCCAGGCGGCTTCAAGATCAGCCGAGTTTGAATGGCATTCTGACATCACGTTAAGGCGCAAAGAGATAGACCGGTTCGCATATATGATTCTTTGTTTTCTTTTGTTGCTTTTTCGATTATTACATAGATAGATTTGTGCTCTAAGATGGAACAGTTCGCTCATATAAATCAAGTGTGTGAAAAGCAGCGCACTTTGTGCTATGACCACCGACCAAAAACCCATGCGTGACTGGCTCGCGAATGATTATGTATGATTCAGTCGAATCTGTAAGAGTCTGTCATTCTGGTCGGGCCAAACTCGGGAGACATTTGCATCCCGTCGTTGTACCACACCTGACCTCTCGGCCACTCCGCCTCCTGAATATTCTGGGCATGGCGTGGTATAATAGCTGGAGGGAAGCCGACCATGGAAGGCGCATGATCTTGCGCAAGCAGGTATCCAGTCCCGTTGCCGACCTCTGCGTTGCCAGCCAAGACCGCCGGACTCCAAGGTACATTTGCTGGATGTGGGTTGCACCCGCAGGTTGAGTACTGGGGAGATGGATAGAAGTTCCAGGAGGGATTTGACCGTTGATATACGACATCCTCATTGCAGCTCGAGTAGAGAGGGTCCTGATAGAAGCCCTGTGGCTCTTCGTACTCGTACTCCGGTTGGATGGTCGGGAATGCCAATTGCTCACTGGCTTGGCTCTCGTAAAACAGCTCATTCGATTTATTGAGCTGGCGTGTCGTGTGATGCATGTAGTCAGGGGAAGATTGATGGTCCGCTATCGTTTGCGTGGGGCTCGTCGTATCGTTATCAACATGCTCTGGCATTGAAATCGGACTCGTCATGGGGCTGTCGTCTTTCGAAGTGTTGGTGAGTTCCTCCAAAGACGCGTCGGATTCCTCCCCGGACGTCGAATCGTGGTAGATCTTGTGATGTTGAATCAAAGCCACCTTGCGACAGAAACTGATTCCCTATTAGCTGGAGTCCATATGGTTTCGGAAGTCGAAGGTTATTACTCACCTCTTACGACAGGTTTCAATAGCGCATGTATACGGACGCTTGCCTAAATGCACCCGACGATGACGCGAGAAACTCGACGACTTGAGATCGTTAGAGTCGAAATCCCATTCTTGATTATGTCAAAGATTCACTCACATCTGCGAACCGTTTGTAGCATCCAGGATATTGGCACTCGTATGGCTTTTCACCAGTGTGCGTACGGAGATGTACAGTCAATGCACTTCTTTGGATGAAACTCCTCTCGCAGCCAGGTGCTGGGCATGGATACGGCCGCTCATTGGTATGGATTCGGAAATGTCTGATAAGGTCCGACTTGCGGTTGAATCCCTGTGGGAATACGtaggtaagtataatactcttCAGAGATTGATAACCTTCTGGTCGCACTGAGGGTTCCGGGAAGCAATAGACATTACCTTCTCGCAGGTCTTCCAACTGCAGTAGAAGCGACGGAAGCGCTCCTTGTTGTTGACAAGTTCAGTGATTTCCATTTTCCTCGCGGGCAATGCCTCTGGGTTGCTGATGGTGAAGGTTGGCTGGCCAGTTAAACAGAGGGAGACACCTCTTTCGGGTTGAATGTTTCCGAGTTTCGGCTCCGACGGTTCGTCTAATAACGAACTAAAGTGAGCGGATGTTATAAGCGCGCATTGGCGAAGCCCATAACCTGGAGTTCTGTGATAGAATACACCGGTATGATAGAAGTAGAATCAAAGCGTACGTCGTTTGTTAAAAAAGTTACGACTTAAAGATGCtattggtatccctattatagggtagttagttcgaaccgtagttaacaaagagattaattaaactatataaatatctacgtaataagtataaaaaagaggttctaactataggttaagctagttataataattataaatagggcccctaattagcccctgcgcagtcggctatataccgtaattaaattaaacttttaatccaatactaactttcttttttttttatcgatttaactactacggttagagatataattcgacctcgggcccgtttattaagtcgtttccttttcctttttttttttactctttttatataacctatccctctatttatataataacttttttattatttataaattattctaatcccttatttagtactacttttataaaagcgtttacgaggttatttttattattaatctaacggatcttaagtattttgcgctttttatataattacttaagggctataatattaattataagcctctttttcttcgtcgttcttaatttaacgaggtatttatatagcgagtaagaattagtataaataaccattagaataagtaaaaagctaatttaattagtaattctttttagcgttattaaaattatataagagaggttaacgctatgAATTATACCGTAGacctctaatattaatatatttctcgttacccgcttacttttaattaataagtagtaaattatattatcgtatatagtaaattcgctctcgtttatactctcgttaattaggataataatataccctaattacgaaataaggtcgttattattcataaataacttattaataaagacgtagagcttattagttataaagtcgattaggtagtaaacgagacttcgatcgagattcgttttttattatttaagccgcttattaagtattttaatatttcgttcggttaaatttatagcttatgctaccttagtataattaaaagtcgcctcgggttaataaatacttataatatataccccttacataagcttagccttatactactttttaatattaattatatttagattaacgaggttaatctttttactttatcccttttactaaaagacaacggtttcttttttaattataaaaatcccgctattaaatactaagggtatatttattataaggaccttttttagctttactacgaagcccgctttttaaagctccttatcctccttttttataaagttaatattaaataggcctaatatatcgtcggtctatattctaacgatcctaaattaattaccttcgtactccgtaactaataaatacaggttatatataaaagtaactattaatagttaattaatataaaaatcgtagtaagtagcttattaataagtgcccgattttacgagcctatatagtagtttaagtactttaataatcgtgctttctaggtacttattagctattttttttagtaaataggctaggattttctttataagccctgtggctaattaagtataggcctaggtaatattatagctctaaatcttatatcccttcttccgtagcgatattattagtactattattaatcgttagctatagcgctatatagtaagtaattatataagtagcgtcgcctttttaacgtcgctatacccctaaattacgtatttaaacttcttatatagccggggtattcttttccctttaattttacgaactattcgtaatttaaacatgcagaggtttatatatttttctaagttatataaaataaattaataaacccctcgatcgtaaagagtatttacttcgataagatctaatcccttatacggctttttaataattataattatgccttttttacgtagtttaaccgctagctcgaaattagctttttttattattatataaaaagtattaattacctcgttactaataataaattattatattagggcttactattatagtcttttataacgtcttgctagtaatattagtacccttttagtaatttcctcttcctcgtcgtttattaatattattacgacgattttgttaaggataatttcttatacctcttttgcgggttatatagtttcccttagctctttttctttttataaattagaaattatctcgttaggatttatataatacggtctaactactataattaatactttaaatagctaattacgatcttttataattatataagagcgctcgttaataaaaattaacttatatagcctagcttactattaagtaatt from Colletotrichum lupini chromosome 2, complete sequence carries:
- a CDS encoding FAD binding domain-containing protein, which produces MMLSHLSLPSAGTTTATLLLLFSGAQGQQMMANNGTQGPSGFPACDALVAANLSHVIHFPSSPLYQTLVQNGSYAISTRKQPWCFVLPSTAAEVSKTLTALQSAGDGAGDWHVAIRSGGHGGDNQNNIVDGVTIDLTHLNTTTYDADTNVAHVGTGARWGAVYAALEKDGVLVTGGRESVVGVGGLLLGGGISWYTARTGFACDSVVNYEVVLASGEIVNANASANSDLWRALKGGSSNFGIVTRFDLAAFPAENLHMETKTFSREHAGELVDAVARFADLDRSFQDNAVLLVVTYDPETEASIWRATKVNTMNKANSAAFDAFDRIPTSAPTMEKSVTLVEAANSTALSGKNRNAGAGALTAVNDPRVLRYCIEQHEGLVADMKALLGPKNFTTILDFQPIPSYFADIGVQKGGNMLGLERDARNKILFVMGVTLLGSNSEELFPRVYQHVAAANKRIEDFSKSVGSDTELRYLPYADSRQDAIGSYGKANVEHIRKVAEEYDPEGFFQYRVPGGFKISRV